The sequence below is a genomic window from Sneathiella sp. P13V-1.
ATAATCCCCCGGTCTGGTGGCGAAGGGCAGGCTGTCAGGATTGCGGGCAGCCTCATCTGCTTTACGCATCTCTTTTTCAGACAGGGAAAAAGTTTGATCCAGAAGCTTCTGCTGCTCTGAGACGATATCCCCAAGCTCCTTCAACATTTTTTGGCCTGCCTGCATTTGACCATTTTGCGCAGCCTCTCCTGCGGCCTGAAGGTTTTCAAGGATATTTTGAAGCTGATTTAGAAGATTACGTGCCTCATCCGTCGCCCCGGTTTTTGCCAGATCATCAACCTGCGACAACATCCTGTTCAAATCATCCTGCGCAAAAGCGTTGGGGGTGCCAGACATAGGAAGGTTTTGAAAATCTTCCGGGCTCATAGCGCGGGCCGCCATTTCCGCCAGAAAATCATTCATCGCTTCTTTCAATTCCTGAACCCGACGGGAGATCTCATCAGCATCTGCGCCATTGTTAAGCGCCTCCATCAAAGCTTTTTCGGCATCTCTCATGCGTTGCTCTGCGATATTCAGATTACCATTTTCCAGCTTCAGTGCCGCTTGCCACAGTAATCCGGCCACAGGCTCAATTTTCTCTGACATAAGATCCGTGATTAAAGAGGCGCGGGCCACAGAAATGGCTAAAACCACCCCCCAATCATTGTCCATTGCCTCTGGCAGCGACGTGATGGCCTCCAATGTGGCGATAACGGGAAGGCGATTATGAATAGGGTCCAGTACCAGTTTCTTGCGCTCCCCGACAAGTACGCGGGCAACCGGATGAGAAAACTGGCGTTCAGGCAATATCATTTCAATGGTGCGTGATCTGCCTACTTGGCCCTGCTCATCCACGGCTTCCAAATGCAGTCGAACGGGTAGGCCTGCCCAGATGTCCGCCGTCAGGTCAATATAGCTCTGGCTCTCGCTTTGCTTTTGCCCCTCGGGATAAGGCAAATCAATCAGTAACTCTCTTTCGTTTCCGTCACGGTAGAAACGCGCTTTTAACCCGTTTACGCCGTAATCATCTTCCGCCCGACCTAATATCTGAAGGGCATTTCTACTGGTAACTAAAGGCGTCGCCAGAAGATTTGCAACCGGTGGCAAATCAGGAATAGGGGTGATGGTAAAATCAGAAATCACATCCCCAGCAACCACCATCTGCCAGCGACCCGCGGGAATATTATCCCAACTGATCTGGTAATTACCCGGGGCAATTTGGGTAAGTTCCTTCTCCGTTTGCTCCCCTTTTAGCAAAGGCACCTCATCCGCCCCCGACAAACTGGCAACCAAACTGCTTCCTTCAGGAAGTCTAAAATCCGTCACTGGTCCCGCCTCGGTTACCTCTCCCTTGAACAGCAATTTGGGCGCTAACGCTGTATATTCAGGTGGGGTGGCCCAGATATCCAGTTGAATGACCTGCTTTTCAAAATGGATCGCGATATCAAAGGAAGAGGCGAGACGGCCTTTATAGTCGCCACTTGCGAAAATAGCCGATGCAACGACAGTAAAGAGAGCCATCGCCCGAAGGGCATGAGGGTCGCCCTCTGAGAGCCATAAGCGCGGGAGAATATATTTAAGCTGCCTTAGCCGTTTAGCCTGCTGCGCCATATGAAGGCGCCACAAAGAAACGGCCTTGTCGCTCTCTACAAAAGAAACCGCCGTTGGCTGCTCCAGATCTTTTAAGGGGTTATGCTTGATGTGGCTGCGCCGCTCCAGCGCCTCCAGAACATCATCATGGTGTGGAAAATGGATATTTCGAACCGCCTTCCAAAGAAGGATGTAGAAAATAATCGCCCCGGCAACAAATAACGAAAAATGCAGTAAATCGGGGATGGCCTGCCAAAATCCAGTAAAGCTGACGGCAACGTAAAGGCAAATAAAAACAAAAAGATAAGTGCTGGCTTTCCAGATATTTTCGACAAGAAGAACGGCTTGCGCCCATTTCAGGCGCAACCCCACTTTCCAGTCTGACATCTGCACTTCGTCGTTCATCTGCCCTCCAGCTTCCATAGCTGAAAAGCAGATGCCCTACCTTACAGCCACTCTGGCAGCTTATCCTGTTTTAGCAATTCCTCCAATGCCGGACGTTCACGGATCACGGCAAAGTCATCACCGTTCACCAAAACCTCTGGCACCAGTGGCCGGGTATTGTATGTCGACGCCATCACGGCCCCATAAGCACCCGCACTTCTAAAGGCAACCAGATCGCCAGCAGACACAGGGGGCAATTCACGCCCTTTAGCGAAAGTATCACCGGTTTCACAAACAGGCCCAACAACATCCACCATTTCCGTGCCATCCGCCTCATTAGGCTGACGGATTGTGTCGATATGATGGTAGCCGTCATACATGGCAGGGCGAATAAGGTCATTCATGGCAGCGTCCAGAATGACAAACTTTCGTTCAGCCCCCTGTTTGACGTAAATCACCTCAGATACCAGAACACCCGCATTACCTACAATTAGGCGACCCGGCTCAAAGATCAACTGTACGCCAAGGTTCCCCATAGCCTGCAAGGCAACCTGACCATAGTTTTCTGGCGCAGGTGGGATCGTGCCATCATAGGGAATACCAAGACCGCCGCCCAGATCAACTTGCGTAATTTCATGACCTTCTTTGCGTAGTTGGTCCACGAGTTCACGGACCCGCATAAAGGCATTATTGAACGGATCCAGATCCGTGAGCTGCGATCCGATATGGACATCAACGCCCTGGATTTTAATGCCAGGCAGCGTTGCTGCTTCCCCATAAATGCGCGACACATCCTGCCACGGCACACCGAACTTGTTTTCAGCCTTACCGGTTGAGATTTTCGCGTGAGTTTTGGCATCCACGTCCGGGTTCACCCGAAAGGCAATCGGCGCAACTTTTCCAAGGCGCGTTGCGACTTCGGATAGAACTCTCACTTCTGGTTCGGACTCTACGTTGAACTGCAAAATCCCTGCGTTCAGTGCCAGTTCCATTTCATGTGGTTTTTTACCAACACCAGAGAACACGATTTTGTTCGCAGGAATACCAGCTTCCAGCGCCCGGCGTAGTTCCCCTTCAGAAACTACATCTGCGCCCGCACCCAATTTGGCAAGGGTTTTGATAACAGCCAGATTGGAGTTGGCTTTTACCGCATAGCAAACCAGTGCATTTGCCCCGTCAAACGCCTTTGAAAAGACATTGAAATGACGTTCCAACGTCGCCGTGGAATAACAATAAAAGGGCGTTCCCACCTCTTTCGCAATTTCAGCAAGAGGAAGATTTTCGGCGTACAGTTCGCCGTTCTGGTAATTAAAATGATCCATTATTCAGGTCCGTTATTCAGTGACGACAGGGAGGGTGTAACCGCTTGCTTGCTTCTTATATGTGGGACTGCCCTTCTTGCCGCACGCAGCAAGACCGCCCAACATAAGACCAGAAACAACAAGTAAGGTTACAACTTTCCGCATCATCCTTCTCCGTCCAGAATTGTCTGCCAACGGGCCACCTGCGCCCGCACTTGACTAGGTGCTGTTCCGCCATAACTTACGCGGCTGGCAACAGAATTATCCACACCCAGTACATCAAAAATCTCATCAGTGATTTCAGCTTCAACAGATTGCATCTGTGCAAGCGTCAAATCTTCAAGACCACAGTTATTATCTTCTGCCATTTTCACAAGTGTGCCCGTCACATGATGGGCATTACGGAACGGCATGTTCAATTTACGAACCAGCCAGTCCGCAAGATCTGTCGCAGTTGTGAAACCTGCGCCAGAGGCCGCTTTCATGATCTCACCATTTACTTTGATATCGCGGATCATGCCTGTCATCGCCGCAAGGCAAAGCTGCAGGTTATCGGCGGCATCAAACACAGGTTCTTTATCTTCCTGCATGTCCTTGCCATACGTCATCGGCAGCCCCTTCATCATCATGAGCAGGGTCTGGAAAGCACCGGCACTACGGCCCGCTTTACCACGGATCAATTCCGCCGCATCCGGGTTTTTCTTCTGCGGCATGATGGAAGATCCGGTTGAGAAACTGTCGGAACATTCCACAAATTTAAACTGCGCACTGGACCAAATGACAATTTCTTCTGCTAGACGCGACAGATGCATGGAACAGATTGAGGCAAAACTCAAAAACTCCAACGCAAAATCGCGATCTGCAGTTCCATCCAATGAGTTTGCAGTTGGACGATCAAACCCCAGCGCCTTTGCTGTCATTTCCCGATCAATTGGGAACGATGTACCGGCAAGGGCCGCTGACCCCAATGGACATTCATTCAGACGCGCCCGTGCATCGGCAAGGCGGCTTCGGTCCCGCGCAAACATTTCAAGGTAAGCCAGCATATGGTGACCGAAAGTCACCGGTTGCGCGGCCTGAAGGTGAGTAAAGCCTGGCATAACTGTGTCGGCTTCAGTGTCCGCCTGAAACAAAAGCGCTTTTTGCAGGTCTTTCAATTCACCATCAAGATGGTCCATCGTATCCCGCACCCAAAGGCGCATGTCCGTTGCCACTTGGTCGTTACGAGATCGTGCGGTATGCAAACGACCTGCCGGATCGCCGATCAATTCACGCAAGCGTGCTTCCACATGCATGTGAATATCTTCAAGGGCCGGATCGGTTTTGAAATTGCCAGCCTCGATCTCACGAAGAATTGTCTGTAATCCTTCCTGTATTTTCTGGCAATCTTCACTTGAAATGATCCCCTGTTCCCTCAACATAGTTGAATGGGCCATGGATCCGGCGATATCCTGCTTATAGAGCCGTCGATCGAAATCGATGGAGGCGTTAATACGTTCCATAATTTCGGCGGGGCCTTTGGCAAATCTGCCACCCCAAAGCTCATTTGCGCTCATGTCTGTGGGCTCTCTTTAAGTAACTGTTGGACCAAGTCACGATGATGTTTAAAAAATTACCGATCGCAACCCTTCTTGCTGTGCTTACATTTACAGGGCTTGGGCTCTCGACTTCAACTGCTTTCTCCCAAAATCTTGACCAATATCTCAACGGTGAGATGAAAAATGTCACCTTGAAGAAAGAACGGGAAGAAATTGCGGACATCAGCTTCAAAGATGGGGATGGCAACACGCGCCAGATTTCAGAATTTAAAGGCAAAGTGCTCCTGGTCAATTTCTGGGCCACATGGTGCGCCCCCTGCCGCGAAGAAATGCCAAGTCTGGATAACTTACAAGCGGAACTAGGATCAGATGACTTTACCGTTCTTGCCGTTGGGCAGGACCTTCAAGGTGTTGAAAAAACAAAAAAATTCCTGAAAGCACTTAAACTTGAAAACCTGGCTGCTTTCAACGATAAAACCGTTAAATCTGGCCGCAAACTTGGTGTTTTTGGCCTTCCTGCCACATTGATCATCGACCGGGAGGGCCGCGAAGTAGGACGGCTTGTGGGTCCTGCAGAGTGGGATTCTGAGGAAGCGATAGAACTTTTGAAAGCCGTGATCGAAGGCTAGTTATTTCTTGGGCGCGGTTTCATCATATGTTTTGACGCCGCGCATCTCCCGCTCGAACCTTTCACGGACAATTTTATCGCCATAACTTTCTGGTGGCTTATTTTGCTCCCGGCGGATCAGCCAGATTCTAAAAACCCGTTCCACCAGAAAACTGCTCAGGAAGAAGAAGACGCCCTTCAAGATATCAAGAAGGGCAAGGTCCTTGGCGAGCGCAAGCTCTCCTTTTTCCATACCAACCAAGATATCCAGCGCGACAATAGCGGCCAGCCCCCCAAAACCAAGCACCGCAAAAATCAGCCGAATGCGTCCGACCGTCCAGGGGAAAAGAATGAGTGAAATAAACACGGCCGCATAAACGACAGGCCCCCAAATTTCTGGACTAATCGGCATTTTCACTCACTCTAAATTTTCAGATAAATCAGCTTAACCTTTTAAGGAAGCCAGTGCCACTTCTACCATGGGCCGAAGGGTGGTTTCTTCCGGGCGCAATTTACCCATAACCCGGATACCCTGCATCACACCAACAAAGAAGGTCGCAAGCTCTGCTGCCTCTCTCTGGTTTTCGATTTCGCCATTTTGCTGACCTTTGGCAATCAGCGCAGTGAGATCTTCTTCGATTTTACCGTAATATTCCCGAATCAGCTTTGCACATTCCGGATCGTAGGAGCCGCGTTCCACCGTTGTGTTGGTGATAAAACACCCACGCTTTTCAGGATCTTCCAGCGTGCGATACATGAAGGCGTAAAGGTAGTCGGTCAGGATTTCGACAGTGTTTCCATCCTGCTTCAGGGCATTTCCCCGGGACAGGGAGCGCTGTGTGTATTGATCAAGAGCAGAGATAAAAAGCTGATGCTTATCACCGAAAGTATCATACAGGCTGCCCCGGTTGATACCCATGCAATCCACTAGATCCTGAATGGAAGTTGCTTCATATCCACGGGCCCAAAAGGCTTTCATGGCTTTCTGTAAGGCATCTTCTTTATCAAAACACTTTGCGCGGGGCATGTGCAAACTCGACCAATTGTTAGAATTTCATTTATGTTACATAAACGCTCAAAGCGCCTCTGACAAGGCTTTCAATCCCTCTTTATAGGTTGGAAACCTTAAAGAAATCCCAAGTTCATCCTTGATGCGTTTATTACTGACTGTCTTATTGTCATTATAGAAGCTACGCGCCATTGGGCTTAGGTTAGCCGTTTCAAAATCCTGAAGCGGCGGCGCCTCAATCCCCAGCAATTCTGCGGCGTAAGCAACCACATCCTGCGGCGGTGCCGGATTGTCATCCGCAATATTATAAATACGTCCGGGATTAGGCTGTTTCATGGACGCTGATAGAATGGCCGCGATGTCCTCAACATGAATTCGTGAGAAAACATGATCTTTTTTCACAATTCTGTGAGCTTTCCCTTTTTGCAGGGAAACAAGCTGATTTCGGCCAGGACCATAGATGCCCGGTAAACGGAAGATATGAAGCGGCAATCCATTGCGAGCGTGTAGATCTTCCCACGCCATTTCTGCATCTACCCGACGCTGTCCGCGTGGACCGCTTGCATTGCGGGGGGTTTCTTCGGTTGCTTCACCGCCGTTCAGATTGCCGTAGACACCAGTAGTCGAGAGATACCCGACCCACTCAAGGCTATTCAGGGTGACCAGCGCTTCTGACATCGTCAGAAATACCGGATCCCCTTCCCCTGACGGCGGAATGGATAAAAGGACATGAGTGATGGTATCCGCCACCTCGTCCCACCAGATGGGAAAGGCTTCGCCTTCAAAAGGCTTCAAAGTGACATTAGGCGGCAAGGTCTCCCCTGCCGCCGTGACATCTCGTTTGGTTCCGATGAAATTCCAGTTTGGATTTTGCCGGGCAAGTTCCCTCGCCGTAAACCCAAGACCAAAACAAAGAACCGTCTTCTTATCCGTCATAAATCCTAATTCTCTTCCGCGGGCATCTGGCCCAACACAACCGTGGCAGACAGCATCGCCTTTCTGGAGACCGGCATCTGGGCACCGCCGCTGCTTTGCCCAGCGACCCCGCGCGCGTCCATTTCCGCCATCGCCATTTTTGGCTCCATCGCAGGACGTGCCATCAAGCGCGGGCTAGGCATACCTTCGCCCACAAAATCCACCATACGCACACGATATTTGGCGCCTTCAAAAGCAGTATTCAAGCGTTTTGCTTCTTCAGCGGCCATTTTATAGATCTTACCGCGAAGTTCGCCCATCAGCCCCTGCATCGCTTCCAAAGAAGGAGCAAAGTTCACATAATTGATGGTCGCTTTAAAACCGGGGCGGCTCACTTCTTCGGCTTTATCGCGAAGACCTGCAACATATTTTTCATGGAGACGCGCTTCCGCCGCAACATACCAGCGATTGAGACCGGTTTGGTCTTTAGATTGATTTGTGGATGTCACATGCCACTTGGCATCGGGAGAGAATTTCTTCAGCTTATCCAGAATTTCCTGCCGGATTTCAGAGGCAGTTTCTTTCTGCTGCACAACAGTAAATTGCACCCCAACCCGGGCATCTTCTGTTGTCACCCACCCTTCAGTTTGCAGGTTCATAACAACTTCATCTTCCACCAATGGATAGTCCTGCACCTCATCGGCATATACTGCCAGAGGCGCAACAAAACCCAATCCCATTGCCAGACCGAAAACTGCTGATTTCATAAGATTCCCTCATCCTTTGGAACGTGTAACCTCATACCTAAAATTCAATTTAGACCGATTTGTGTCGAAACAGGAGCGGTTTCTGGACCAATTAAGGTAAAATAAGATGCTGGCACTCCTGCGTACCAGCCCCTATAAATTCAAATTGGAAATCAATTTACAGCTTGAAATAACACTGATGATCAAACCCTTTGTGAGTTTTCTGCTTCTGACCTCGTTTCTAAGCCTTCAAACCACTGCCGCGACAGCAGCAGTACGTAACGAGAAAGACGAGTATGACGCCTGTATCAAGCTGACAAAGAAAGATCCGGAGCTAGCTTTTGAAAGTGCTCTGAGCTGGCGCGATCAAGGAGGCGGATTTCCGGCCCGCCATTGCGCCGCACTTGCCCTCGTCGGCATGAAAAAATACCATCTGGCAGCCCCGCGCCTTGAAAAACTGGCACAGGAAATGCGCGAAGCGGGCTCTCATCTTGTCCTCGCCGTCCTCTCGCAAGCCGCCAATACATGGCTTCTTGCCAAGGATTATTCCCGCGCCTACGGTGTGGTGACCGCCGCGTTGGAACTCAATTCAAATGACGTGGATCTGCTGGTGGATCGCAGCCGTATTCTGGCCGCCGCAGAAAATTATCAGGACGCCTTCAACGATCTGGATCTTGCCCTGCGCATTGATCCGACCCGTATTGATGCCATGGTTTTCCGTGCGGTTGCCTGGCGGCATCTTGGCAATAATGAGCGGGCCTTTGAAGATGTGGACTTGGCTCTCTCCTTGCTTCCTGATGATGTGGATGGCTTGGTGGAGCGCGGCATTCTCCACCGCCTTTTGGGGCGCCCGGATGAGGCCAGAAAAGACTGGCTAAAGGTGCTGGAGCTCACCCCCAATAGCCCGGCCGGAGAGACCGCCAGACGAAACATTGAAAAACTGGACGTAAAATAATTCAAGCTGCGGCAGATGACCTAAGGCCGTGTAGTGCTGCACGATACCCCAATGCTTCAGCTATATGAGCACGACCAAGCTGTTCCTTCCCTTCCAGATCTGCAAGTGTGCGCGCTACCTTCAACACCCGATGATACCCCCTTGCGGAAAGTTTCAGCTTACCGATGGCATCCTGCATCAAGGCACGCCCACTCTCATCCAACACAGCAACCTGCTCAAGCACTCTCCCTTCGGCTTCTGCATTGGTACGAATTGGGTTGAGAAGGTTCAGCTTTCCATATCGTGCCCGCTGAATGGCACGGGCACGTGCGACTCGCTCCGCCACCATTTCACTGGTCTCGCTTGGCGGCGGTAAAGTTAAATCCATAGCGGAGACCGCGGGCACTTCCACAAAGATATCCATACGATCCAGCATAGGGCCAGATATTTTGTTCCGATATTCCAACGCGCATTTAGGGGCTTTTGCACAGGCAAGTTCCGCATCATCCAAATGCCCACATCGGCACGGGTTCATGGCGGCGACCATTTGAAACCGTGCAGGATATGACACATGTGCATTCGCGCGAGCAATCACCGCCCGGCCAATTTCTACAGGTTGCCGCAAGGCCTCCAGAACCTGTCTTCCAAATTCCGGCAACTCATCCAAAAAGAGAACCCCAAGATGAGCCAGCGACACCTCCCCTGGATTGGCTTTGCGCCCACCTGACAGGAATAATTTTAAATGATAGTATGGTCAAAATAAGATATAATTATATAGAAAAAGGCGATATTGGTGACAGTTAGGCGGATACAAAAAAGCTATCGTAGCCTTACAGGGTACGTGGGAACTTCAAGATTTGGCTCTATTCAATTTGAGTCTACTCTTGAGAGAGACTTTATCGAACTGATGGAGTTCAACACACAGGTAACAAACATTATCTCTCAGCCAATTAAGATCAGATATGTCAACTCAGAGCAGGCAATACGCCACTATACCCCCGACTTTTTGGTCAGTTATGAAGTATCAGATAGCAATGAAGAAGAGACCTGGATTTATGAGATCAAATATGTCGATGACCTTCACAAGAATTGCTCTGACTTAAAAGAAAAGTTCCGCGCGGCCATTCGCCATAGCAAGTCAAACCAGTACCGGTTCAAAATTTTAACAGAGCGGCAAATCAGAACCCCTTACCTTGAAAACGTGAAAATTCTTCAAAAACACCTCAGGTACCCTCTCCCGGAATATTGGAAAGTAGTGTTTGAAGTTTTTAACAACGGCTTGGCAACCTCTTTAGACACTTTCGTTTCAAAACACGGCATCGAAGGCATTCAACTTCAAGAGCTCATATTTGTTATCTGGCAGCTCGTTGCACGCAACATCCTAATTACGGACCTGAATAAACCATTGTCAAAAGACACGATAATCTCAACACATCCGGAAGGAATCTGATCGCTATGGTACAACCATTAAGCTTTGAAGTATCTGTAGGTAATTACTATCGATGTGATGGGGTGTTGGGTCGCGTAATGAGTTTCGTGGAACACAATGTTGTACTAGTTAAGTTTGATCCGATCAAAGACCTAGTTAGATATAAAATCCACGATCTAGAACCACTCCAGTTTCCAGAAAATACTTTTAGGCTTAAGGATATTACGAGCTTAACTGAAAAAGAGCAGGAAATAATTGATTTCCGATTTAATGCTATCAAAGACCTATTAGATAACCGCCAAAAAGGAAACGGATTCGAAAAAGTAAAATCCAGAGCTCAAGAATTAAATGTAAGCTACACAACACTCTATCGGTGGATCAAAAAATACAAATCTGGAAGAAGTAAATCAGCGCTGTTAGACGTCACACGAAGCGACAAAGGAAAATCCCGTATCGATCTTCAAGTCGAAGAGTTAATGCAGGACATTATAGATAATCACTACCTGACACCTGAACGACCCACTATCGAGTCTTCATATAATTATCTAAAGGTTAAATGTGACGAACTGAATCTTAAGCCTCCCCATAAAAACACACTCTTAAACCGAATTAGACAACTACCAGACCAACAAATCAGAAGTGCAAGATTTGGCAAGAAAGCCAAACGTGTTTTCTACGCCCCGTCGCCTGAAGGATATCAAGAAGCGATCCGTCCGCTCTCAGTCATCCAAATTGATCATACGCTGATGAATATTGTCTGTGTGGATGAAGAGTTTGGAGAAGTAATTGGAAGACCTTGGATAACCTTGGCAATTGACGTTTACTCCAGAATGGTTGCCGGTTTTTTTATCAGTTTTGATCCTCCAAGCGCCGGCTCAGTAGCCCAATGCATTTATCATGCAGTCCAACCTAAAGATGAATGGTTGAAGTCTATGGGTATTGAGGCTGACTGGCCTGTATATGGATTACTGGAAACCATTCATTGCGACAATGCCAGAGAATTTAGGGGAAATACCCTAAAAAATGCCTGCGAGCAGTATAATATGAACCTTCAATTTCGTCCTGTCGCCAAACCAGAGTTTGGCGCTCATATCGAAAGACTAATGGGTACTTTATCAACCCAACTTAATTCAATGAAAGGGACAACACGTTCCAATGTAACAAGCAAGGGTGACTACGACCCGGCGAAAAATGCAACTTACACGATTTCTCAAGTACAAAAGCACTGTACGATTTTTTTCTCAAAAATTTACCACACTAAAGAGCATACTGGTTTAGATTTTGGTTACTGCCCCTTACTTAAATACAAAGATGCTTTGCACCCATATAACGACAGCGGGCTTACAGGGACGCCACCGCTGATTGTTGATCAACACAAATTTAGACTGGACTTCATGCCCATGTTTGAACGAACCATACAAAAAGACGGTGTTAGTCTGGATACTCTAACCTACTACAGTGACACGCTGGAACCCTTCATCAAATACCGGAAATCTGAAAATTCTAAAGCCTCAGAAAAGTTTATATTCAGAAGAGATCCATGGGACATTTCGAAGCTATACTTCAAAAATCCAATTACTGAAGAATATTCAGAGATTCTGTGTAAAGACACTCGCTTTCCCCCAATGTCTCTTTGGGAGTTCAAAGCTGTTTCCAACTATCTTAGTCGACAAAACCTCAATCGAATAGATACACAACAAATCATTGAGGGCCACAGAGAACTGCAGGAGCTGGCAAATGAAGCTCAGAAAACCCAAAAACAGAAAAAACTTGCCAAACCCTTTATGAGAAAGCCTGGGCATCACGACCCAACCCCAGCACAAAAAAAACAAGTTTGTGAAGAAGTTGATGACTGGCGCTCACAAATAGATCCCTCTGAAATCACCGCCTTTACCGATGAGGATTAACGCGTGCCCTTAGATCACATGACTCAAAAAACACAACAGGTGTTTCTTGCTGGGAAAGATCAACGCACTCTATGGGTGCAACAGGATCATTGGATTAATTATCCCACTGCAGCAAAGGCTCTCAATCAAATGGAGAAGTTACTTACCTCTCCGGCAAGGACCAGAATGCAGAACCTATTAATATTTGGGGAAAGCAATAATGGTAAAACGGCAATCCTAAATCAGTTCTGTAAAGAACATCCGATCGATGAAAACCCTGAAGGGGATCACATCCTATGTCCAGTCTTCAAAATAGAGGCTCCGCCGGAAGCCAGTATCCAAGCCTTCTACACAACGATACTTGATCTTCTTTGCGTACCTTTTCGATACAATGACAGGATTGAGAAAAAAGCCCATCAAGTTGAAACAGTCCTTCGCCAGATCGGTGTCAAGGTTCTCATCATTGATGAGGTTCACAATATGCTTGCCGGCACAGCTTTAAAACAACAACAATTTCGCAATGTTCTTAAATATTTAAGCAATACACTTCAGATTTCCATAGTGGCCGCTGGTACTAACGATGCGTTAAATGCCCTCTCTGCCGACAAACAGATTCGGAGCAGGTTTATGCCTTTCAAGCTAAATCATTGGACTTTAAATAAGGATTACCTTCGCCTGCTCTACACTCTTGAAAGTCGCCTTCCTCTTGCGGAACCAACAAGGCTGGTTGATCACAAGACGCTCTACATGCATCTGTTCGAAAGATCTGAACAGGTGATTGGAGAAATCATTGAACTCGTTCGCGAAGCAACACTCATTGCAATTGAAGAGGACGCACCGAAGCTAACTTTAGACATCTTCCGAAAAGTGGACCGATTGAGTCCTTCTTCTAGGAGACAGCTCTATCGAGAACGACCTCGTGAGACTTTCTAAAACATGGCCGATACATTTAAACCCCCTACCAGATGAATTAACCTCATCCTGGCTCATTCGATGTGCTTCCGCTCACGGGCAAAAAATCCAGACATTCACAACGCTTACCCTAAAGTCTACAGATATCTGGACTAGAGACCTTGATAATTCGGTATCTGACGAAAAGCTTCAAACTCTATCAGCGCAATCGGGCCGCTCATTCAGGATCCTTGATCAAACACGCCTTAAGAGCTTTGAAAATTTAGCGTTCAAATCTCACGCACCTAAATCCTATACAAGAAATATTCTCTCACTTGGCGTCTACCATAGAACCCGCAAGCGTTACGGCTTACAGTATTGCCCATTATGTCTGCGCGATGACGCTATACCCTATTACCGGCGAACCTGGCGCCTTGTATTTATTGT
It includes:
- a CDS encoding TIGR02302 family protein; this translates as MNDEVQMSDWKVGLRLKWAQAVLLVENIWKASTYLFVFICLYVAVSFTGFWQAIPDLLHFSLFVAGAIIFYILLWKAVRNIHFPHHDDVLEALERRSHIKHNPLKDLEQPTAVSFVESDKAVSLWRLHMAQQAKRLRQLKYILPRLWLSEGDPHALRAMALFTVVASAIFASGDYKGRLASSFDIAIHFEKQVIQLDIWATPPEYTALAPKLLFKGEVTEAGPVTDFRLPEGSSLVASLSGADEVPLLKGEQTEKELTQIAPGNYQISWDNIPAGRWQMVVAGDVISDFTITPIPDLPPVANLLATPLVTSRNALQILGRAEDDYGVNGLKARFYRDGNERELLIDLPYPEGQKQSESQSYIDLTADIWAGLPVRLHLEAVDEQGQVGRSRTIEMILPERQFSHPVARVLVGERKKLVLDPIHNRLPVIATLEAITSLPEAMDNDWGVVLAISVARASLITDLMSEKIEPVAGLLWQAALKLENGNLNIAEQRMRDAEKALMEALNNGADADEISRRVQELKEAMNDFLAEMAARAMSPEDFQNLPMSGTPNAFAQDDLNRMLSQVDDLAKTGATDEARNLLNQLQNILENLQAAGEAAQNGQMQAGQKMLKELGDIVSEQQKLLDQTFSLSEKEMRKADEAARNPDSLPFATRPGDYKGLQEQQKVLRQQLGDLMGDLGLNGPIPAPLGRAERAMKRALEALSRQQSNEAQDWQQNALQQLQQSASSLAQQMMQGQGSGKLRGAFGQDGNQDPLGRSDGPMGSPPDSAGKNQIPGASSVSRARAILNELQRRLNEPGRSPLEKDYLKRLLERFN
- the lysA gene encoding diaminopimelate decarboxylase, which produces MDHFNYQNGELYAENLPLAEIAKEVGTPFYCYSTATLERHFNVFSKAFDGANALVCYAVKANSNLAVIKTLAKLGAGADVVSEGELRRALEAGIPANKIVFSGVGKKPHEMELALNAGILQFNVESEPEVRVLSEVATRLGKVAPIAFRVNPDVDAKTHAKISTGKAENKFGVPWQDVSRIYGEAATLPGIKIQGVDVHIGSQLTDLDPFNNAFMRVRELVDQLRKEGHEITQVDLGGGLGIPYDGTIPPAPENYGQVALQAMGNLGVQLIFEPGRLIVGNAGVLVSEVIYVKQGAERKFVILDAAMNDLIRPAMYDGYHHIDTIRQPNEADGTEMVDVVGPVCETGDTFAKGRELPPVSAGDLVAFRSAGAYGAVMASTYNTRPLVPEVLVNGDDFAVIRERPALEELLKQDKLPEWL
- the argH gene encoding argininosuccinate lyase → MSANELWGGRFAKGPAEIMERINASIDFDRRLYKQDIAGSMAHSTMLREQGIISSEDCQKIQEGLQTILREIEAGNFKTDPALEDIHMHVEARLRELIGDPAGRLHTARSRNDQVATDMRLWVRDTMDHLDGELKDLQKALLFQADTEADTVMPGFTHLQAAQPVTFGHHMLAYLEMFARDRSRLADARARLNECPLGSAALAGTSFPIDREMTAKALGFDRPTANSLDGTADRDFALEFLSFASICSMHLSRLAEEIVIWSSAQFKFVECSDSFSTGSSIMPQKKNPDAAELIRGKAGRSAGAFQTLLMMMKGLPMTYGKDMQEDKEPVFDAADNLQLCLAAMTGMIRDIKVNGEIMKAASGAGFTTATDLADWLVRKLNMPFRNAHHVTGTLVKMAEDNNCGLEDLTLAQMQSVEAEITDEIFDVLGVDNSVASRVSYGGTAPSQVRAQVARWQTILDGEG
- a CDS encoding TlpA family protein disulfide reductase, with protein sequence MMFKKLPIATLLAVLTFTGLGLSTSTAFSQNLDQYLNGEMKNVTLKKEREEIADISFKDGDGNTRQISEFKGKVLLVNFWATWCAPCREEMPSLDNLQAELGSDDFTVLAVGQDLQGVEKTKKFLKALKLENLAAFNDKTVKSGRKLGVFGLPATLIIDREGREVGRLVGPAEWDSEEAIELLKAVIEG
- a CDS encoding TetR/AcrR family transcriptional regulator, with the protein product MPRAKCFDKEDALQKAMKAFWARGYEATSIQDLVDCMGINRGSLYDTFGDKHQLFISALDQYTQRSLSRGNALKQDGNTVEILTDYLYAFMYRTLEDPEKRGCFITNTTVERGSYDPECAKLIREYYGKIEEDLTALIAKGQQNGEIENQREAAELATFFVGVMQGIRVMGKLRPEETTLRPMVEVALASLKG